The following coding sequences lie in one Rickettsiella endosymbiont of Rhagonycha lignosa genomic window:
- a CDS encoding HU family DNA-binding protein — protein sequence MLKPELINQLILKFPQLQAATVKKSVEHLIQLLEQTLYQGRRIEIRGFGSFSPHYNAARSAFNPKTGEHFLAPEKYRIHFKMGKTLKYCVNKPTLQTEINSSD from the coding sequence ATGCTGAAACCAGAACTCATTAACCAACTCATACTAAAGTTCCCTCAACTTCAAGCAGCTACTGTTAAGAAAAGTGTGGAGCACTTAATCCAACTGTTGGAACAAACATTATATCAGGGTCGCCGCATAGAAATACGTGGTTTTGGAAGTTTTTCACCTCATTATAATGCAGCACGTTCTGCTTTTAACCCAAAAACCGGTGAACACTTTTTAGCTCCTGAAAAGTATCGTATCCATTTTAAAATGGGTAAAACACTCAAATATTGTGTTAACAAGCCTACTCTGCAGACTGAAATAAATTCATCTGATTAA
- the cgtA gene encoding Obg family GTPase CgtA, whose product MKFLDEVEILVEAGKGGAGCVSFRREKFIPLGGPDGGDGGDGGSVYLQANTNLNTLIDFHYNRLYKAARGENGKGSDCAGKKGADLILDVPIGTEIFDADTQELIGDLTSKEQMQCVAKGGWHGLGNARFKSSTNRSPRQFTPGHPGETRRLKLSLKLLADVGLVGLPNAGKSSLIRSVSAATPKVADYPFTTLQPHLGVVRLEAGRSFVMADVPGLITGAAEGLGLGINFLKHLDRTRLLLHILDIRPVDGSDPLKNMTLIENELIKYSPELAAKPRWLVLNKIDLLSSEELQEFVQSIKTQVPAQVPIFEISALQRVGTQALCYALGDFLGQIEH is encoded by the coding sequence ATGAAATTTTTAGATGAAGTTGAGATACTAGTAGAAGCAGGAAAGGGCGGAGCAGGCTGCGTTAGTTTTCGTCGCGAAAAATTTATCCCCTTAGGCGGCCCGGATGGGGGCGATGGGGGCGATGGGGGCAGCGTCTATTTACAAGCCAATACCAATCTAAATACACTGATTGATTTTCATTATAACCGTCTTTATAAAGCGGCACGTGGCGAAAATGGCAAAGGCAGTGATTGCGCAGGCAAAAAGGGTGCTGATCTTATTTTAGATGTGCCTATCGGCACCGAAATCTTTGATGCGGATACGCAAGAGTTGATAGGCGATCTAACCAGCAAAGAGCAAATGCAGTGTGTCGCAAAAGGCGGTTGGCATGGTTTAGGTAATGCGCGATTTAAAAGCAGTACCAATCGTAGTCCGCGTCAATTTACACCGGGTCATCCCGGCGAAACGCGTCGCTTAAAACTTTCTTTAAAATTATTGGCTGACGTAGGATTGGTAGGGTTACCCAACGCCGGCAAATCCAGTCTGATACGTTCAGTATCGGCAGCGACGCCTAAAGTAGCGGATTATCCATTTACTACCTTGCAGCCACATTTAGGTGTGGTGCGATTGGAAGCAGGACGTAGCTTTGTGATGGCGGATGTTCCCGGGTTGATTACGGGTGCTGCTGAAGGTTTAGGTTTAGGCATAAATTTTCTTAAGCATCTGGATCGTACGCGTTTATTACTACATATATTGGATATCCGACCCGTAGATGGCAGCGATCCATTAAAAAATATGACCTTGATTGAAAATGAACTGATAAAATACAGTCCTGAATTAGCCGCAAAACCCAGGTGGTTAGTATTAAATAAAATAGATTTACTCTCTAGTGAGGAGTTACAGGAGTTTGTTCAATCGATAAAGACCCAAGTTCCTGCACAGGTGCCGATATTTGAAATTTCGGCTTTACAGCGTGTCGGGACACAAGCATTATGTTATGCTCTTGGAGATTTTTTGGGACAAATCGAGCATTAA
- a CDS encoding histidine kinase has translation MKGIVNSLLVILTTSFCFISTTAKASPSLPARFSAEGYASTDYLVGQADLMLPLKGDAWHNFYIDPALAYGSDSQGYADLGLGYRWLRNSSAILGGYLFGGYSRIANNARIWVVNPGIEALGSRWDAHLNGYFVMGDRNKNVSNFLTFDEFSGHSEFFNLFDVTQHAGDGVDVKLGYQLFPRTPLKAYVGSYFFSPSTTNNVLGGAVGLEYWMDQNIKVFASYTYDNLRRSVGALGLGVEFGGMHVHRSDPNVEERITDPVERYLAELGRGSAIPSQNKTQLIGQIVPVSLSDIAFFSQTGTPNNGGMGLTMANCTFANPCGPTDLTNQGTASLETLLPNTMIFFEGGTYSALDVVGGTSPVTIRTGQSINSYPATPPSTFAGGFILEGNNSLNNIILAPTTSTATGAGVTASGSNVLINGSQIGSIATPFAVGLDLSGNTQANLNNSMVFASSHGVDASNSASLTTNASMINVNGGANSIGINSTSSGSLNLTNGSSVNVTGGDSTFGVNSNGGGDFVLSDASSINVTGDNNSFGLLTGGAGTVTFSGASSINLNTSGSNSVGYFDQGSGAVNFNGGSSININTSAPGSAGYIHQGTAPVNFSGGSSINVDATGQDMAAGFGDAAGASGDITFDGSFVNVTGANDVIGLTSEGTGNLNIINGSVFNVTGDDDSFGLEIIGNRNVNFLGSRLTFTGGNNSFGFSSQGNGNITIDTSTFNLTGGTDFLGCDTSGNGTFMVNGSTFNVTGGSNSFVCQIAGSGPVNFISGNVLTMNAAGQASVGGIHTLSASSSPLIFDGSQINVTGGANPRGVFGQGTGDVTVSGGSAINVTGGDTSIGYLDAAGSGFVDFNGANSITVNATGQNLAIGFASTVGSGSNITLDGTNITVFGGDNSRGASFAGSGLINLIGDSITLNAAGQTGAQGLLATTNSTGNMTINGTQIMVNGGGNAQGFNVSGSGTIGLIGSTITVNAAGQTVVYGLLTATGSTSNVTVDGTQINVTAGGNSNGINASGGGNVLINTSLVNINGTGSLIGINASNALVTGSDVNLIVATDNADQAIGLATSGTATITLNGVDIDVSGSPSSLISSAVGGPITLTGTNVCMLNGSPVAC, from the coding sequence ATGAAAGGGATAGTCAACTCTTTATTAGTTATTCTTACTACTAGCTTCTGTTTTATAAGCACAACAGCAAAAGCATCTCCTTCGTTACCTGCGCGTTTTTCGGCAGAGGGTTATGCTAGTACTGACTATCTCGTGGGTCAGGCGGATTTAATGTTACCGTTAAAAGGAGACGCTTGGCATAACTTTTATATTGATCCAGCATTAGCTTATGGAAGTGATTCACAAGGATATGCAGATTTGGGCCTAGGGTATCGATGGCTTAGAAATAGTTCGGCAATATTAGGGGGCTATCTTTTTGGGGGTTACAGTCGAATTGCTAATAATGCACGTATCTGGGTTGTTAATCCTGGGATAGAAGCCTTAGGCTCTCGTTGGGATGCGCATCTTAATGGGTATTTCGTGATGGGTGATCGCAATAAAAATGTTTCAAATTTTCTAACATTTGATGAGTTTAGTGGGCATTCTGAATTTTTTAACCTATTTGATGTAACCCAACACGCAGGTGATGGTGTCGATGTGAAATTGGGCTATCAACTTTTTCCTAGAACTCCTTTGAAAGCTTATGTAGGCAGCTATTTCTTTAGTCCATCAACAACAAATAATGTTTTAGGCGGTGCTGTTGGTTTAGAATATTGGATGGATCAAAACATCAAAGTTTTTGCTAGTTATACGTACGATAACTTACGGCGCAGTGTGGGTGCTTTAGGCTTAGGCGTCGAGTTCGGTGGTATGCATGTACATCGTAGTGATCCCAATGTCGAAGAACGAATCACTGATCCAGTCGAACGCTATTTAGCTGAACTAGGACGTGGTTCGGCAATACCTAGTCAAAATAAGACACAATTAATCGGCCAGATAGTTCCTGTTAGTTTGAGTGATATTGCTTTTTTTAGTCAAACAGGAACACCTAATAATGGTGGGATGGGGTTGACAATGGCTAATTGTACTTTTGCTAATCCTTGTGGTCCAACGGATCTCACCAATCAAGGTACAGCCAGCTTAGAAACCTTACTTCCAAACACGATGATCTTCTTTGAGGGAGGGACTTATTCGGCTTTAGATGTGGTTGGAGGAACCAGCCCGGTCACGATCAGAACAGGACAAAGCATTAACTCTTATCCGGCAACCCCGCCTTCTACCTTTGCAGGGGGATTTATTCTGGAAGGTAACAATAGCTTAAATAATATTATTCTTGCACCGACGACAAGTACGGCAACCGGAGCAGGCGTCACTGCTTCAGGAAGTAATGTTTTGATTAATGGCAGCCAGATTGGAAGTATAGCGACTCCTTTCGCTGTCGGCTTAGATTTATCAGGTAATACACAAGCTAATTTAAACAATAGTATGGTTTTCGCTTCTTCTCATGGGGTGGATGCCTCAAATTCTGCTAGCTTGACTACGAATGCAAGCATGATCAATGTTAATGGCGGGGCTAACTCAATAGGTATTAATTCAACGAGTAGTGGCTCTCTCAATCTAACGAATGGAAGCTCAGTTAACGTAACGGGAGGAGATAGTACATTTGGGGTGAATTCTAATGGAGGAGGAGATTTCGTACTCAGTGATGCAAGCTCGATAAATGTGACTGGAGACAATAACTCATTTGGCTTACTAACCGGAGGAGCAGGCACGGTTACTTTCAGTGGAGCAAGCTCAATTAATCTGAATACGAGTGGTAGCAACTCGGTGGGTTATTTTGATCAAGGTAGTGGTGCTGTCAATTTTAATGGAGGTAGTTCAATTAATATTAATACAAGTGCTCCTGGATCAGCGGGTTATATTCATCAAGGTACTGCACCTGTTAACTTCAGTGGAGGCAGTTCAATTAATGTGGATGCAACCGGTCAAGATATGGCTGCAGGATTTGGGGATGCAGCGGGTGCAAGTGGCGATATTACCTTCGATGGTAGTTTTGTTAATGTAACAGGTGCAAATGATGTAATAGGACTCACGAGTGAAGGAACCGGCAATCTAAATATTATTAATGGTAGTGTTTTTAACGTGACAGGTGATGATGATTCTTTTGGATTAGAAATTATAGGCAATCGGAATGTCAATTTCCTTGGTAGCAGGCTTACCTTTACCGGAGGAAATAATTCTTTTGGATTTTCATCCCAAGGGAATGGAAACATTACAATAGATACCAGTACGTTTAACTTAACTGGAGGCACTGATTTCCTTGGCTGTGATACCTCAGGAAATGGCACTTTCATGGTCAATGGAAGTACATTTAATGTGACCGGTGGAAGTAATTCATTTGTTTGCCAAATCGCAGGTAGTGGTCCCGTTAACTTTATAAGTGGTAATGTATTGACGATGAATGCAGCGGGTCAGGCTTCTGTCGGAGGAATTCATACGCTTTCAGCCAGTTCTAGTCCCTTAATATTCGATGGAAGTCAAATTAATGTAACAGGTGGAGCCAACCCTAGAGGGGTATTCGGCCAGGGAACTGGGGATGTCACAGTCAGCGGTGGAAGTGCAATTAATGTGACTGGTGGAGACACTTCAATTGGTTATTTGGATGCTGCAGGTAGCGGTTTTGTAGACTTTAACGGCGCTAATTCAATTACTGTGAATGCAACCGGACAAAACTTGGCGATAGGATTTGCAAGCACCGTAGGGAGTGGTAGTAATATCACTCTTGATGGAACTAACATCACTGTTTTTGGCGGTGATAATTCTCGGGGAGCTAGCTTTGCAGGAAGTGGACTCATTAATTTAATTGGCGATTCAATTACACTGAATGCAGCTGGCCAAACTGGAGCTCAAGGGCTTTTAGCTACTACGAATAGTACAGGTAATATGACTATCAACGGAACTCAAATTATGGTAAATGGTGGTGGCAATGCTCAAGGATTTAACGTCTCAGGAAGCGGAACCATTGGCTTAATAGGTAGTACAATTACGGTTAATGCAGCAGGTCAAACTGTAGTCTATGGGCTTTTGACAGCTACAGGCAGTACCAGCAATGTCACCGTGGATGGAACGCAAATTAACGTTACCGCTGGAGGCAATTCTAATGGGATTAACGCTTCTGGAGGAGGTAACGTTTTAATTAACACAAGTTTAGTTAATATAAATGGCACTGGATCGCTCATTGGAATAAATGCATCTAATGCTCTGGTTACCGGTAGCGATGTAAACCTGATTGTAGCTACTGATAATGCAGACCAAGCTATCGGATTAGCTACTAGCGGCACTGCCACAATTACTTTAAATGGAGTAGATATAGATGTTTCCGGTAGTCCTTCTTCCTTGATAAGCTCTGCAGTAGGTGGGCCTATAACACTGACTGGTACTAATGTCTGCATGTTAAATGGTAGCCCAGTTGCTTGTTAA
- a CDS encoding DUF807 family protein: protein MLNVYFAFAGPTGNVLNYFGNSEAAIGGLTVTRTAAGQYTCVFLTKHKIEPDQQPIIQVSSSGPSGAAGIDNVISSNVVFVPTMSEFTTQVTLNIETYGGALDPDIMMVSYAV from the coding sequence ATGTTAAACGTTTATTTTGCATTTGCAGGCCCTACTGGGAATGTGCTTAATTATTTTGGTAATTCCGAAGCAGCCATTGGTGGCTTAACTGTGACTCGAACGGCAGCAGGGCAGTACACTTGTGTTTTCCTCACTAAACATAAGATTGAGCCTGATCAACAGCCTATTATTCAAGTATCCTCAAGTGGTCCTTCAGGAGCCGCTGGGATCGACAATGTTATCAGTAGTAACGTTGTTTTTGTGCCTACCATGAGTGAGTTTACTACGCAAGTTACCTTGAATATAGAGACCTATGGTGGTGCGCTTGATCCGGATATTATGATGGTATCCTACGCGGTGTAA
- a CDS encoding tyrosine-type recombinase/integrase: protein MPSKRSPGLIKRGTIWHINKKIYGRRICESTKSSSLAEAERYLMYRLEKIREASIYGTRPTRYFRQAALKFLNENQHKASLHTDARLLKQLDPFIGHLTLTAIHHGNLESYIQTRKIAGVKNRTINYGLQVVRRILNLAAQEWVDENGLSWLASAPKIRLLTEKNKRLPYPLSKDEEQRLLKHLPFHLKQMALFAVNTGCRDQEICRLQWQWRVEVPELNTYVFIIPAHLVKNRQNRLVILNQCAKQVIEAQRGSHPIYVFTYRNKPLSRMLNSAWLNARTKAQLSQLRVHDLKHTFGRRLRAANVSYEDRQDLLGHKSQRVTTDYSNAELANLISAVDSIVTQTSSTNVFTLLKHSTSSTVVL, encoded by the coding sequence ATGCCAAGTAAGCGCTCGCCTGGCCTCATTAAAAGAGGCACTATATGGCATATTAATAAAAAAATTTATGGTCGACGAATTTGTGAAAGTACAAAGTCTTCATCTTTAGCAGAAGCAGAACGTTATTTAATGTATCGACTCGAAAAAATACGCGAGGCAAGTATTTATGGAACAAGGCCAACACGTTACTTTCGGCAAGCTGCTCTTAAATTTTTAAATGAAAATCAACATAAAGCCAGCTTGCATACGGATGCACGCTTACTCAAACAATTGGATCCCTTTATTGGTCATTTAACATTGACGGCGATTCATCATGGCAATCTAGAAAGTTATATACAGACACGTAAAATTGCGGGAGTAAAAAATCGAACCATTAATTATGGATTACAAGTCGTGCGTCGGATTTTGAATCTCGCCGCGCAAGAATGGGTAGACGAAAATGGTCTAAGTTGGCTAGCCAGTGCGCCAAAAATTCGCTTGTTAACTGAGAAAAATAAGCGACTACCCTACCCTTTATCTAAAGACGAAGAGCAACGTTTATTGAAACATTTACCCTTTCATTTAAAACAAATGGCACTATTTGCTGTAAATACTGGTTGTCGTGATCAAGAAATTTGTCGCTTACAATGGCAATGGCGAGTTGAAGTCCCCGAACTTAATACTTACGTATTTATTATTCCCGCTCATTTAGTTAAAAATAGGCAAAATCGATTAGTTATTTTAAATCAATGCGCCAAACAAGTGATTGAAGCCCAGCGCGGAAGCCACCCGATATACGTTTTTACTTATCGGAATAAACCTTTATCACGCATGTTAAATTCTGCCTGGCTGAATGCACGAACTAAAGCGCAACTGTCACAATTACGCGTGCATGATCTAAAACATACCTTTGGTCGACGCTTACGTGCAGCGAATGTGAGTTACGAGGATAGGCAAGATCTACTTGGACATAAAAGTCAACGTGTGACCACCGATTATTCTAATGCAGAACTTGCAAACCTCATTTCCGCAGTCGATTCAATTGTAACGCAAACTAGTAGTACCAATGTTTTTACGTTATTGAAACATTCTACATCATCTACTGTCGTCCTATAA
- a CDS encoding YdaS family helix-turn-helix protein gives MQEAMLDKAICSLGSVKHMAKKLGIHREHVYAWIKGISKIPLEYALQIEYLTGGEIHWKDLVPFHIVQRLKHLTLQLPKFDLPPCELVYVALERIIAKKNSLLISQDDKLIPPHKHRSICVDDRNQLIFGEKTFYLYKYHNKKTIPAWRISLIELANGHYSSELFIKNFLISERVDIGIALEKFLGSRQGFRTDLASLKNSLQPCEKDFKKTSLMNKAAQVTLQKRMTLRQLIANRLGFGSHFTYQNAKKIKLFANAELIEKVDQRIISISKAKKLSCSVLSKKNIVKKVS, from the coding sequence ATGCAAGAAGCAATGTTAGATAAAGCCATTTGCAGTTTAGGTTCAGTTAAGCATATGGCAAAAAAATTAGGTATTCATCGTGAACATGTGTATGCCTGGATTAAAGGGATTAGCAAAATACCTTTAGAATATGCTTTACAAATAGAATATTTAACCGGTGGAGAAATTCATTGGAAAGATTTAGTACCGTTTCATATTGTACAGCGTTTAAAGCATTTAACCTTACAATTACCTAAATTTGATTTACCACCTTGTGAACTAGTCTATGTTGCCTTAGAACGTATCATAGCGAAAAAAAATTCCTTGTTAATTTCTCAGGACGATAAATTAATTCCACCGCATAAGCATCGTTCAATTTGTGTGGATGATCGAAACCAATTGATTTTTGGTGAAAAAACTTTCTATCTGTATAAATATCATAACAAAAAAACCATACCGGCTTGGCGTATTTCTTTGATTGAATTGGCTAATGGCCATTATTCCAGTGAATTATTTATCAAAAATTTTCTTATCAGTGAACGGGTTGATATAGGCATTGCTTTAGAAAAATTTTTAGGAAGTCGACAAGGTTTTCGCACCGACCTCGCTAGTCTAAAAAATTCACTGCAGCCGTGCGAAAAAGATTTTAAAAAAACTTCACTTATGAATAAAGCTGCACAAGTGACCCTACAAAAAAGGATGACGTTACGACAATTGATTGCTAATCGATTAGGTTTTGGCAGTCATTTTACCTATCAGAATGCCAAGAAAATAAAATTATTTGCTAATGCGGAATTAATTGAGAAAGTTGATCAACGAATAATAAGCATTTCGAAAGCCAAAAAATTAAGTTGTTCAGTTTTATCTAAAAAAAATATTGTCAAGAAAGTTTCTTAA
- a CDS encoding type II toxin-antitoxin system prevent-host-death family antitoxin: MQTVGAFEAKTHFSALLDKVEKGEQIVITKHGRVVGKLVPATAANHLRIQQAISALKDLSHGHTLKSAWKKFRDAGRR, translated from the coding sequence ATGCAAACTGTAGGTGCTTTTGAAGCTAAGACACACTTTTCAGCATTACTCGATAAAGTCGAAAAAGGTGAACAAATCGTTATTACTAAACATGGTCGCGTGGTGGGTAAGTTGGTCCCCGCAACTGCGGCTAATCATTTACGTATTCAACAAGCTATATCGGCACTTAAGGATTTGAGTCATGGGCATACACTGAAAAGTGCTTGGAAAAAGTTCCGTGATGCGGGGCGGCGTTAA
- the rplU gene encoding 50S ribosomal protein L21, with the protein MYAVISTGGKQYKVAKDEVIKLEKLTAEVNSIVEFPVLLLASETDIKVGAPLLTDSKVKARVVEHGRGDKITIIKFRRRKHHRKQMGHRQHYTAVQITEIL; encoded by the coding sequence ATGTACGCAGTTATTTCCACTGGTGGAAAACAATATAAAGTCGCTAAAGACGAAGTGATTAAGCTAGAAAAGCTAACGGCAGAGGTTAACTCTATTGTTGAATTTCCAGTATTACTGTTGGCTAGCGAAACCGATATTAAAGTGGGAGCACCTCTTTTAACGGATTCAAAAGTTAAAGCGCGTGTAGTAGAGCACGGTCGTGGTGATAAAATTACCATTATTAAGTTTCGACGTCGTAAACATCATAGAAAACAGATGGGTCATCGGCAGCATTATACAGCGGTTCAAATTACCGAGATTTTATAG
- a CDS encoding MepB family protein, translating to MKKTLHPDLLTTKDLIYKALNFYCSTPKVEVANAEYGAYQFTLQERRVKFRVAKITPTKIGQFVTLYKRVGKHPIQPYDALDPFDILVISTRRGEFFGQFVMPKPVLVQQGILSIAGQGGKRALRVYPPWDQTSSRQAHNTQCWQLGYFLEILHNKPIDRVRAHRLYQQK from the coding sequence TTGAAGAAGACTTTACATCCTGACCTTTTAACCACTAAAGATTTGATTTATAAAGCGCTTAATTTTTACTGTTCTACACCCAAGGTGGAAGTTGCTAATGCCGAATATGGCGCTTATCAGTTTACTTTGCAGGAGCGGCGGGTAAAGTTTCGCGTTGCCAAAATCACGCCGACTAAAATAGGTCAATTTGTTACGCTATATAAAAGGGTAGGGAAACATCCTATTCAACCCTATGATGCATTAGATCCTTTTGATATTTTAGTTATTAGCACACGTCGCGGTGAGTTTTTTGGTCAATTTGTTATGCCAAAACCAGTGTTAGTTCAGCAAGGTATTCTTTCCATAGCCGGTCAAGGAGGCAAACGCGCGTTGCGGGTGTATCCCCCGTGGGATCAGACCTCTAGCCGACAAGCACACAATACGCAATGTTGGCAGCTAGGCTATTTTTTAGAGATACTGCACAATAAACCAATCGATCGGGTGCGGGCGCACAGGTTATATCAACAAAAATAA
- a CDS encoding DUF6475 domain-containing protein, with product MYMTLQDQEKFTQGLMVLAEVYNRKLSSLLLHTYWNCLKKYTYAVFEETLWDFLKNPNYAKRNFPSPADWIKAIEGDSKSKSLAAWTEVLTAIRQVGHYESVLFIDSLIHDVIHDMGGWIFLCQQSERELIFLQKEFERRYQNNVALKKLSKTPEYLTGHFEQQNSLNGFPEYIPRPRSIKYLDKYKNRLIAEREK from the coding sequence ATGTATATGACTCTTCAGGATCAAGAGAAATTTACACAAGGATTAATGGTTTTGGCGGAAGTATATAATCGCAAGCTTTCTTCCTTATTATTACATACCTATTGGAATTGTTTGAAAAAATATACTTACGCTGTATTTGAAGAAACTTTATGGGACTTTTTAAAAAATCCAAATTATGCCAAACGAAATTTTCCTAGCCCTGCGGATTGGATAAAAGCGATTGAAGGAGATAGTAAAAGCAAAAGTCTAGCCGCATGGACCGAAGTCTTAACGGCCATTCGTCAAGTGGGTCATTATGAAAGTGTACTATTCATCGATTCATTAATTCACGATGTCATTCATGATATGGGCGGATGGATTTTTTTATGTCAACAATCAGAACGAGAATTAATTTTTTTACAAAAAGAATTTGAACGTCGTTATCAAAATAATGTTGCATTAAAAAAATTAAGTAAAACACCCGAGTATTTAACCGGACACTTCGAACAACAAAATTCATTAAATGGTTTCCCAGAATATATTCCTAGACCAAGAAGTATAAAATATTTGGACAAGTATAAAAATCGTTTAATTGCTGAAAGAGAAAAATAA
- the rpmA gene encoding 50S ribosomal protein L27 — protein sequence MAHKKAGGSTRNGRDSHSKRLGVKHFGGEAVKAGNIIIRQRGTHYHPGNNVGIGKDHTLYALVQGVVKFARKGAKLRCYVNVVPALTESAEHA from the coding sequence ATGGCACACAAGAAAGCGGGTGGTAGTACCCGCAATGGTCGCGATTCACACTCAAAACGTTTAGGTGTAAAACACTTCGGTGGTGAAGCGGTTAAAGCAGGCAATATTATTATCCGTCAACGCGGTACACATTATCATCCAGGTAATAATGTCGGTATTGGCAAGGACCACACCTTATATGCTTTAGTGCAGGGCGTGGTTAAGTTTGCTCGTAAAGGAGCTAAACTCAGATGTTATGTGAATGTGGTCCCTGCATTAACCGAATCAGCTGAACACGCTTAA
- a CDS encoding type II toxin-antitoxin system VapC family toxin translates to MSFVLDASIALSWCFTDEANAHTWSLLERLEQETAHVPSLWALEMSNILILAERRKRISYAHVILSLELISSLSIQVDEETSYRAFHETSQLAYKEKLTSYDASYLELALRLGMPLATKDKTLAKVAKKLGVRLI, encoded by the coding sequence ATGAGTTTTGTATTAGATGCGTCTATTGCCTTGTCTTGGTGTTTTACTGATGAAGCCAACGCACATACCTGGTCACTATTAGAACGTTTAGAACAAGAAACGGCGCATGTGCCGAGTCTTTGGGCATTAGAAATGAGTAATATTTTAATTCTTGCCGAAAGGCGTAAGCGCATTAGTTATGCGCATGTCATCTTATCTCTAGAGTTAATAAGCAGCTTATCCATACAAGTCGATGAAGAAACCTCCTATCGCGCCTTCCATGAAACCAGTCAGTTGGCTTATAAGGAAAAATTAACCAGTTATGATGCCAGTTATCTTGAATTAGCGTTACGTTTAGGTATGCCTTTAGCGACTAAGGATAAGACTTTAGCTAAAGTCGCTAAAAAATTAGGGGTGCGTTTAATTTAA
- a CDS encoding type II toxin-antitoxin system PemK/MazF family toxin produces the protein MGRIKRGNIVSIALAGDYGKPRPGLIIQSDFFLSTHSVTILPMTSHLLDAPLFRILVEPTRSNGLKIASNIMIDKAYTTPREKIGKIMGHLDAQTLLTVERALAVFLGIAK, from the coding sequence ATGGGAAGAATAAAAAGGGGTAATATAGTCAGCATTGCACTTGCTGGGGATTATGGAAAACCACGTCCCGGGTTAATCATCCAATCAGATTTTTTCCTAAGCACCCATTCTGTCACTATTCTTCCCATGACCAGCCATTTACTCGATGCACCTCTTTTTAGAATTCTAGTAGAACCTACACGCAGTAATGGATTAAAGATAGCTTCAAATATTATGATAGATAAAGCTTACACCACACCTCGTGAAAAAATTGGAAAAATAATGGGTCATCTCGATGCACAGACTCTACTGACGGTGGAAAGAGCATTAGCTGTATTCTTAGGTATTGCAAAATAA
- a CDS encoding antitoxin MazE family protein, translating to MRAIANLRVQKHRANLRKKGLKPIQIWVPDTHRKGFAAECKRQSLLVKQFEQEQETTDFILHTADLRGWEWEE from the coding sequence ATGAGGGCCATAGCAAATTTGCGTGTACAAAAGCATCGAGCCAACTTACGTAAAAAGGGTTTAAAGCCAATACAAATTTGGGTTCCAGATACGCATAGAAAAGGATTTGCGGCTGAATGCAAAAGGCAATCTTTGCTAGTAAAGCAGTTTGAACAGGAACAAGAAACGACTGATTTTATCCTGCATACTGCTGACCTAAGGGGATGGGAATGGGAAGAATAA